CAACCGCAGGAGACAATAATCGTGTCTTAACTTGCAGTTAACTTTTGGTGAAGTGAGGTGGATGGCTGTGACAGTCAGCTGGATCGTAACAGGTTTAGGGATCATTGTCAGCCTCCTGGGTTATTACCTGACTCCAAGTGCTTGGGGTTACGGAATATTGGGTTTTGGACTTGCACATGTACTTTTGGGTGTGCTCGATATGTTCAGACAGCCCAACCGCAGCCGCTATTAGGTTGGAAGCTGGACCAGCAAGCATTTTTGGCAACCACTTGAAGTGGAAGCCAAAAATGCTTTTTTCTTTGTGTAAAACAGCTTGAAATTAGACTTTTGCTTAAGGTATCCTCTATAATGTTACAGAACATACGATTAACTGAAAGGGTGACTGGTTTGAGCTCAGAAAATTCATTTGATATCGTGTCCAAAATGGACTTGCAAGAACTGACAAATGCCGTTACACAAACCGAGAAAGAAATTGGCGCTCGTTATGACTTCAAGGGCAGCAAGAGCAGCCTGAAACTGGATAAGGATGCGTTAACGATCGTATCTGATGATGAGACCAAACTCAAGGCTGTCATTGACGTGCTTCAATCCAAAATGGCGAAGCGTGGTCTACCATTGAAAAATATTGATTACGCAAAGGTAGAGCCAGCGTCTTCTGGTACAGTCCGCCAGCGTTTGAATTTTAAACAGGGGATTGATCAGGACATCGCCAAGAAAATCAATATTCTTATTCGGGACTCCAAGATGAAGGTGAAGAGTCAGATTCAGGGAGACCAGCTTCGGGTAACTGGTAAGAGTAAAAATGATTTGCAAGCTGTCATGCAGCTGCTAAATGGTGCTAACCTGCCTCTGGATTTGCAATATACAAATTTCAAGTAATATGGTCTTTTTGTAGCAAAAGTGTTTTTTGACACGGTATTGGGCGTATATTATACTAAGTGTGCATTGCTGGCAGTCAAGCATCAAGTCCAGTCCTCATCGTTTGCTGACTTTGTGAAAAGCAGTACATCTCCTGGAAGTCACCGGAACGTTTAAAGCGTTTTGCTTTTGAGCGGTTGACTTTATTTTTTGCGTTTCTACATAGTGGGATCATGTTAATATGGATTGACATTGAAACTGTACATTTCATGTTCCGGATGATGATAACGGGATTATGATGATTGTTTGGAGTAATGGAGGATATGAGGGAGGGCGTCTTGTGAATTTACCCAACCGGATTACGCTTGCACGAATTTGCTTAATCCCTTTTTTGATGGTGTTCCTGCTCGTGGATTTTCCATTTTATCCAGAGCCGTTGCAGCTTGGAAGCTTGTCGCTTCCGTATAATCAACTGATTGCTGCTGTTATTTTTATCATCGCCGCAAGCACAGATGGAATTGACGGATACCTTGCGCGGAAAAATAACATGGTTACCAACCTGGGGAAACTGCTCGATCCACTCGCAGACAAGCTGCTGGTTACTGCAGTTTTGATCTCGCTTGTGGAGATGGGCAAGCTGGATTCCTGGATTGCAGTTGTCATTATTAGTCGTGAATTCGCAGTTACCGGCTTGCGTCAAATTGCATTGCTGGATGGTTCGGTTGTTGCCGCCAGTGCTTGGGGCAAGCTGAAGACTGTAGTGCAGATTGTGGCGATTGTGCTGTTGCTGTTGAACAATTTCCCGTTTTCATACACGGGTATTCATGTCGATATTATCGCGGTATGGGCAGCAGCGCTTATTACCATCTGGTCGGGTATCGATTACTTTATCAAAAACAAAAACCTGCTTCATTTAACAAAAGCATAATGGTTTGTTCTTAAATGGGTAATCATGAAGGAAGCAGTGGGTCAGGGGCAATAGGAAATTATCCTATTGCCCTTTGATCACTCACCACGTGTACAGGAGGATGCTCAATGAAGGCAGAAATCATTGCAGTTGGCACAGAGCTACTGCTTGGACAAATCGTCAATACCAATGCCAGATACCTATCCCGTGAATTGGCTGCGATGGGTATCGATGTATATTTCCAAACGGTGGTTGGGGATAACCTGAACCGACTTAGTGAAGCTATTCGCATTGCGCAGAGCCGTGCAGACGTTATTTTATTTTCCGGTGGCATCGGACCTACCCAAGATGATCTGACCAAGGATGCGCTCGCAGCTGTTCTTAACCGGAAACTGCATACAGATCGAATGGCAATGGACAAAATTGAGAGCTTTTTCAGAGATCGTAATGTGGATATGACAGAGAATAACCGACGTCAGGCGATCGTTATTGATGGCGGAACACCTCTGGCCAATGAAACGGGCCTTGCGGCAGGAAATGCGATTTCTGACAATGACAAATATTATGTTGTGATGCCTGGACCACCTAAAGAGTTGATTCCAATGTTTGAACAGGAAGTCAAACCTTGGCTGTTCCAGCATGTACTCACAGAAGAGATGCCGATCTATTCCCGAATGCTCAAATTCGCAGGTATTGGTGAATCTGCTCTGGAAGATCGACTTCTGGATCTGATTGACGCGCAGACAGACCCTACGATTGCTCCTTACGCGAGCGAAGGCGAAGTTACGGTACGTGTCTCCACAAAGGCTGCGAGTGAGGGAGAGGCGAAGCTGAAGCTGGATGCGATGGAGGTTCAGATTCGGGAGCGTTTGACAGAACATCTCTACGCGAACGAGGATGTGCCTATAGAGTACACGATTGTAACGATGATGTCTGACATGGGGCTGACGCTCAGCGCTGCTGAGAGCTGTACAGGGGGGCTTGTCATGCAAAGTCTGACCTCTGTACCCGGAAGCGCGTCAATGCTTAAAGGTGGAATTGTTTGTTACTCCAATGAAATTAAAGAAAAGCTGCTAAATGTGCCTCATGATTATCTGGAAGGTGAAGATGCACCTGGGGCGGTAAGCCCTGAGGTTGCAAAAGTGCTTGCTGAGCAGATCCGCATGATTGGCGATGCTGATTTTGGCTTGGCTGTTACCGGTGTAGCTGGACCGGGATATTCGGAACGTAAACCACCCGGACTTGTCTTCATCGCTCTTGCTGAACGTGGAAAAGAGACGGAAATTCATGAGTTGCGTATTAATGGTAATCGTGAGACTGTTCGCATTCGTTCAGCCAAAGCGATTCTCTATCGCTTATGGCAAAAACTTGTGGCGATGGATTGATTAGTTAATAGCTTCGATTGCATTTACAGTTCCAAGCAAGTATAATTAAGGAAGACGGAAGAACCGTAGAATTAGGCTTTACAGCCTTGTTTACGGTTCTTTTTTCTGTTTAATGGAAAGTTTCCTTGAGGAAGAGGCGCCTCGGCCTTTACAAAAAAAAACGAATGTATGTTCGAAAAAAAGCTTGGCAAACGTGTTAAAACAAGGTATCATTATCTTATAAACAGTAAAGGGTGTGAGCTTATTGTCAGACCGTCGTGCCGCGCTTGATATGGCGCTCCGTCAAATAGAGAAGCAATTTGGTAAAGGATCCATCATGAAACTGGGTGAGTCCACTCATATGAATGTGGAAATTATTCCCAGTGGTTCCTTGGCTTTGGATATTGCATTAGGAACAGGCGGCTTGCCTAAAGGCCGTATTGTTGAAATATATGGACCTGAATCCTCTGGTAAAACAACCGTAGCATTGCATGCTATCGCTGAAGTACAAAGAGCGGGTGGACAAGCTGCATTTATCGATGCCGAGCATGCTCTTGACCCACAATACGCAAGCAAACTTGGTGTTAATATTGATGAATTGCTTCTGTCTCAGCCAGATACGGGTGAGCAAGGGCTGGAAATTGCAGAAGCTCTTGTACGCAGTGGTGCAGTAGATATCGTCGTTATTGACTCTGTAGCCGCATTGGTTCCAAAAGCAGAGATTGAAGGCGAAATGGGCGATTCACACGTTGGTTTGCAAGCGCGTTTGATGTCTCAGGCGCTGCGTAAACTGTCTGGTGCAATCAGCAAATCCAAAACAATCGCAATCTTCATTAACCAGCTTCGTGAGAAAGTCGGCGTTATGTTTGGTAATCCGGAAACAACACCTGGTGGTCGTGCTCTGAAGTTTTATTCCACAGTACGTCTGGATGTGCGTCGTATTGAGAGTATCAAATCAGGCAATGACATGATTGGTAACCGTACTCGTATTAAAGTTGTGAAAAACAAAGTGGCACCTCCGTTTAAACAAGCGGAAGTGGATATCATGTATGGCGAGGGTATCTCGAGAGAAGGCAGTATCATTGACATTGGTACAGAGCTGGACATCGTTAATAAAAGTGGTGCATGGTACTCCTACGAAGGCGAGCGTTTAGGACAAGGCCGTGAGAACGCAAAGCAGTTCATGAAAGAGCATAAAGATATTGCTGACATCATTGAACAAAAAATTCGTGTAGCCAGTAACTTGGTTACTGCAGTTCCTGCGCCAACGAGTGAAGAGCAACAAAAAGAAGCAGCAGAAGAACAAGAATTGTTTGAAATCAACGAGTAATCTCTCAAAACCTCTCTAGGGAGGACCCTGAGGGTGTTCCCCACTGGACTCCGTAAACTTATCTGATTGAGCTTGGGTCAATCTGGATAATGGATTGTAGTGGGAGTACTCGTGCTGTCTAACAGCCCCTGTCCCAATGGACAGGGGCTGTTAGCACGCTAACTGTGGAGTAAAGGCCGGGCAGAGTTCCCGGTCTTTTGTATTATTATTGTTCTCTGTCCTATGTGAATATGTGTTTGGCGTAGTCAGAATGAAAATGTTATGAAAGGGGAGACCAGAATGGATCAACATGACGAGGATTTATATGAAGAAGCAGAACAGGACGGCCTATCCCAATTTCCGGACAACGAAGAACTTATTATTACACGTGTAGAACGAACAAAGAGCAGGCAAGCTCGTTATCGAATCACTTTTGGTATCCACTCCATTACGGTTCTTGAAGATGTGATGATTAAATACAGGATGACTCAAGGTAATACGTTTATGAAGAAGGATCTGGAAGATATCATTCTAGCTGACGAGCGACAGCGGACGTATGCACAGTCTCTGCGCTTTTTGGAGCATAAACCGCGCACACGCCATGAATTAAGTCAGAAACTTCGTCAGAAGGAGTTTGCTGCACCTTTGATTGAAGAGGCGCTGGATCGGCTTGAGCGGGAGAACCTGGTGGATGACGATCTATTTGCGAAGGAATGGACAAGACAGCGTATGGAGGGCAAGCGGAAGGGAAAACTGTGGATAAGGCAAGAGCTGCGTCAAAAGGGCATTGCCAATGATCTCATTGTTGAGGCACTAGAAGGTATTAGTACAGATGCGGAATTTGAGACTGCCTTGAGTGCAGGACGCAAAAAATGGAATCAGGTCAAAGGGGACGTCAAAGAGAAGAAAAATAAAACGCTTCCCTTCCTAATGAGACGTGGTTTTTCAATGGATATGGTGCGCCGGGTCGTGAATTGTTTAATTGAAGAAGATGAGGCTGGGGACCCTGAAGATGACGAAGCGTTGTTATGGGATTAGCAGACTAGAGTCTCTATACTGCATTCTCTTGACAATTTCTTTCGTCAAATACTAAAATGGACATGAGTCTGTAAGAAATGGACAACCCTTTTTCCTTCCAAAAAAGCGGTTTCGGTTTCTTAAGATTTATACCATTCTTAATTATGGGTTCGCTGGAAACAGTGAATAGTACGTGGAAACATGTACATGTGAAATGAAAATCGGCGGGGGATCGCCGTGAGTATTCGTTATTCCCAAACATATGTAAGGTTTGAAAACTGCAAATTGACCCAAGGAATGCCTTGGAGGAACCAACGAGGAGGTGAACAGTATGGAAATTGCAATCACGATCGCTCTCGTTGTGGCCGCGCTAATCATTGGGTTCGGAGTAGGGTATTTTATTCGCAAATCTCTTGCAGAGGCTAAAATCTCTAGTGCGGAACAAGCTGCCGTACAAATCGTGGAGAACGCGAAGAAAGAGGCAGAAGCACTGAAGAAAGAAACGGTGCTGGAAGCGAAGGATGAAATCCATCGCATTCGTGCTGAAGCTGAAAAAGACACTCGTGAACGTCGGAATGAAATTCAACGACAAGAAAGACGATTGTTGCAAAAAGAAGAGTCGCTGGATAAAAAATTGGAATCACTCGAACGTAAAGAAGAGCAAGTGGCTAACAAAGAGAAACGAATTGATGAGACTCAGCAGCAGATCGAAATGATTTACAAAAACCAGGTGACAGAGTTGGAACGTATATCCAACCTCACTATGGAAGACGCACGCAGTATCATACTGTCCAACGTAGAACAGGAAGTTCGTCATGAGACGGCTCAAATGATCAAGGACATTGAACAACAAGCGAAGGAAGAAGCGGACAAAAAGTCCCGCGAGATTATTACACTCGCCATCCAACGCTGTGCGGCTGACCACGTAGCGGAAACAACGGTATCTGTTGTTACCCTGCCAAATGAAGAAATGAAAGGCCGGATTATCGGTCGTGAAGGACGTAACATCCGTGCGCTTGAAACCCTTACAGGGATTGACCTCATTATCGATGATACGCCAGAAGCTGTTATTCTGTCGGGCTTTGATCCGATTCGCCGTGAAATCGCCCGTACTGCCCTGGAGAAACTGGTGGCTGATGGACGTAT
This Paenibacillus xylanexedens DNA region includes the following protein-coding sequences:
- the rny gene encoding ribonuclease Y gives rise to the protein MEIAITIALVVAALIIGFGVGYFIRKSLAEAKISSAEQAAVQIVENAKKEAEALKKETVLEAKDEIHRIRAEAEKDTRERRNEIQRQERRLLQKEESLDKKLESLERKEEQVANKEKRIDETQQQIEMIYKNQVTELERISNLTMEDARSIILSNVEQEVRHETAQMIKDIEQQAKEEADKKSREIITLAIQRCAADHVAETTVSVVTLPNEEMKGRIIGREGRNIRALETLTGIDLIIDDTPEAVILSGFDPIRREIARTALEKLVADGRIHPARIEEMVEKSRKEVDERIREYGEQATFEVGVHGLHPDLIKILGRLKFRTSYGQNVLKHSMEVAYLAGLMAGELGEDVTLARRAGLLHDIGKALDHEVEGSHVEIGVELAKKYKEHPVVINSIASHHGDCEATSVIAMLVGAADALSAARPGARRETLETYIKRLEKLEEISESFEGVEKSYAIQAGREVRVMVQPEKIDDAEAFRLARDITKMIENELDYPGHIKVTVIRETRAVEYAK
- a CDS encoding competence/damage-inducible protein A, with amino-acid sequence MKAEIIAVGTELLLGQIVNTNARYLSRELAAMGIDVYFQTVVGDNLNRLSEAIRIAQSRADVILFSGGIGPTQDDLTKDALAAVLNRKLHTDRMAMDKIESFFRDRNVDMTENNRRQAIVIDGGTPLANETGLAAGNAISDNDKYYVVMPGPPKELIPMFEQEVKPWLFQHVLTEEMPIYSRMLKFAGIGESALEDRLLDLIDAQTDPTIAPYASEGEVTVRVSTKAASEGEAKLKLDAMEVQIRERLTEHLYANEDVPIEYTIVTMMSDMGLTLSAAESCTGGLVMQSLTSVPGSASMLKGGIVCYSNEIKEKLLNVPHDYLEGEDAPGAVSPEVAKVLAEQIRMIGDADFGLAVTGVAGPGYSERKPPGLVFIALAERGKETEIHELRINGNRETVRIRSAKAILYRLWQKLVAMD
- the pgsA gene encoding CDP-diacylglycerol--glycerol-3-phosphate 3-phosphatidyltransferase codes for the protein MNLPNRITLARICLIPFLMVFLLVDFPFYPEPLQLGSLSLPYNQLIAAVIFIIAASTDGIDGYLARKNNMVTNLGKLLDPLADKLLVTAVLISLVEMGKLDSWIAVVIISREFAVTGLRQIALLDGSVVAASAWGKLKTVVQIVAIVLLLLNNFPFSYTGIHVDIIAVWAAALITIWSGIDYFIKNKNLLHLTKA
- a CDS encoding YajQ family cyclic di-GMP-binding protein, with the translated sequence MSSENSFDIVSKMDLQELTNAVTQTEKEIGARYDFKGSKSSLKLDKDALTIVSDDETKLKAVIDVLQSKMAKRGLPLKNIDYAKVEPASSGTVRQRLNFKQGIDQDIAKKINILIRDSKMKVKSQIQGDQLRVTGKSKNDLQAVMQLLNGANLPLDLQYTNFK
- a CDS encoding regulatory protein RecX; this encodes MDQHDEDLYEEAEQDGLSQFPDNEELIITRVERTKSRQARYRITFGIHSITVLEDVMIKYRMTQGNTFMKKDLEDIILADERQRTYAQSLRFLEHKPRTRHELSQKLRQKEFAAPLIEEALDRLERENLVDDDLFAKEWTRQRMEGKRKGKLWIRQELRQKGIANDLIVEALEGISTDAEFETALSAGRKKWNQVKGDVKEKKNKTLPFLMRRGFSMDMVRRVVNCLIEEDEAGDPEDDEALLWD
- the recA gene encoding recombinase RecA: MSDRRAALDMALRQIEKQFGKGSIMKLGESTHMNVEIIPSGSLALDIALGTGGLPKGRIVEIYGPESSGKTTVALHAIAEVQRAGGQAAFIDAEHALDPQYASKLGVNIDELLLSQPDTGEQGLEIAEALVRSGAVDIVVIDSVAALVPKAEIEGEMGDSHVGLQARLMSQALRKLSGAISKSKTIAIFINQLREKVGVMFGNPETTPGGRALKFYSTVRLDVRRIESIKSGNDMIGNRTRIKVVKNKVAPPFKQAEVDIMYGEGISREGSIIDIGTELDIVNKSGAWYSYEGERLGQGRENAKQFMKEHKDIADIIEQKIRVASNLVTAVPAPTSEEQQKEAAEEQELFEINE